The Oscillospiraceae bacterium genome has a segment encoding these proteins:
- a CDS encoding glucose-1-phosphate adenylyltransferase, whose translation MAHKTNVVAMLLAGGQGSRLGVLTKNIAKPAVPYGGNYRIIDFPLSNCVNSGIYTVGVLTQYQPLELNDYLGNGQPWDLDRQNGGVHILSPYEAIGGAEWYKGTANAIYQNINFIEKYDPEYVVVLSGDHIYKMNYAKMIDFHKKHNADCTIAVLEVPWEEASRFGILATDEDDRIYEFAEKPAQPKSNKASMGVYVFSWSKLRQYLELDEADPNSANDFGKNVIPAMLNAGERLFAYPFSGYWKDVGTIDSLWEANLDIINPNVDLDLSDKSWRIYSRNPMAPPHYIGKSAVVENSSISEGCEIEGNVDYSVISSNVTIEAGADVRYSVVMPGAHIQKGAKVYYSIVAENAVIQADAKVGEIPEQLQNPADWGIAVIGAGATVTGKRDIAPGEMIKSGEEV comes from the coding sequence ATGGCACACAAAACAAATGTTGTTGCAATGCTGCTGGCCGGCGGCCAGGGCAGCAGACTGGGCGTGCTCACCAAAAACATTGCCAAGCCTGCCGTACCCTACGGCGGCAACTACCGCATCATCGACTTTCCGCTATCCAACTGCGTCAACAGCGGTATTTACACCGTTGGCGTACTGACCCAATATCAGCCGCTGGAATTGAACGACTATTTGGGCAACGGTCAGCCCTGGGATCTGGACCGCCAAAACGGCGGCGTACATATTCTCTCCCCTTATGAGGCCATCGGCGGCGCCGAGTGGTATAAGGGCACGGCCAACGCCATTTACCAAAACATCAATTTTATTGAGAAGTACGACCCGGAATATGTAGTGGTGCTCTCCGGCGACCACATCTACAAGATGAACTACGCCAAGATGATCGACTTCCACAAAAAACACAATGCGGACTGTACCATCGCTGTGCTGGAGGTGCCGTGGGAGGAGGCCTCCCGCTTTGGTATTCTGGCTACCGACGAGGACGACCGTATTTACGAATTTGCCGAGAAGCCGGCCCAGCCCAAGAGCAACAAAGCCTCTATGGGCGTGTATGTATTCAGCTGGAGCAAGCTGCGCCAGTACCTGGAGCTGGACGAGGCAGACCCCAACTCTGCCAACGACTTTGGCAAGAATGTGATTCCTGCCATGCTGAACGCCGGCGAGCGGCTGTTTGCCTATCCCTTCTCCGGCTACTGGAAAGATGTGGGCACCATTGACAGCCTGTGGGAGGCCAACCTGGATATTATCAATCCCAATGTAGATCTGGATCTGTCCGACAAAAGCTGGCGCATTTACAGCCGCAACCCCATGGCGCCGCCCCACTATATCGGTAAAAGCGCGGTGGTGGAGAACAGCTCCATCAGCGAGGGCTGCGAGATCGAGGGCAACGTGGATTACAGCGTGATCTCCTCCAATGTGACCATTGAGGCCGGTGCCGATGTGCGTTACAGCGTGGTGATGCCCGGCGCGCATATTCAAAAGGGTGCCAAGGTGTATTATTCCATCGTGGCCGAGAACGCGGTCATTCAGGCGGACGCCAAGGTCGGCGAAATTCCAGAGCAGCTGCAAAATCCGGCAGACTGGGGCATTGCCGTTATCGGTGCAGGCGCTACCGTCACCGGCAAGAGGGACATTGCACCCGGTGAAATGATCAAAAGCGGCGAGGAGGTATAA
- the glgD gene encoding glucose-1-phosphate adenylyltransferase subunit GlgD has protein sequence MNGKSVLGIIFANIHEEALDTLTAQRTMGSVPFCSRYRLIDFPLSNMVESGITKIGVITNANFRSLMDHVGTGKPWDLSRKNDGLYLLPPFSVNSATMWGNRIDAIFGNIQFLNQSNQDYVLMSDCNQVLNMDYEKLFDAHEQSGADVTIVGVHGEMPTHVGSVLVFDQVAEDGRITGMSLCPEGRGEVFYSCNIVLMQKALFESLVTAAHSKNEISFQRNVLLKNVDHLKIHAYDASDCFVGTIQSLQSYYDISMRVLEKESRRRLFNPNKPISTKERDDMPSLYGPDSATKNSLVADGCIIDGTVENCIIFKGVKIGKGAVVKDSILMQDTVIGDNAKVNCVIADKDVSIKHSVELSGAPNFPVYLSKKTRI, from the coding sequence ATGAACGGAAAATCTGTACTGGGCATTATCTTTGCCAATATTCATGAGGAGGCGCTGGATACCCTAACGGCACAGCGCACCATGGGCTCCGTGCCCTTCTGCTCCCGCTACCGGCTCATTGACTTTCCCCTGTCCAACATGGTGGAGAGCGGCATTACCAAGATCGGCGTGATCACCAATGCCAACTTTCGCTCTCTGATGGATCATGTAGGCACCGGCAAGCCCTGGGACCTGAGCCGCAAGAACGACGGACTGTATCTGCTGCCTCCGTTCTCTGTTAACTCCGCTACCATGTGGGGGAACCGAATTGACGCCATTTTCGGCAACATTCAGTTCCTGAACCAGTCCAACCAGGACTATGTGCTGATGAGCGACTGCAACCAAGTGCTGAATATGGACTACGAAAAGCTGTTTGACGCCCACGAGCAAAGCGGCGCCGATGTGACCATTGTCGGCGTGCACGGTGAAATGCCCACGCATGTTGGCTCTGTTTTGGTGTTTGACCAGGTGGCAGAGGACGGCCGCATTACCGGCATGAGCCTGTGCCCGGAGGGCCGGGGCGAAGTCTTTTACAGCTGCAACATCGTGCTGATGCAAAAGGCGCTGTTTGAGTCTTTGGTCACTGCCGCCCACAGCAAAAACGAAATTTCTTTCCAGCGCAATGTGCTGCTGAAGAATGTAGATCACTTAAAGATCCACGCTTATGACGCCAGCGACTGCTTTGTGGGCACCATTCAGTCCCTGCAAAGCTATTACGACATCTCCATGCGGGTGCTGGAGAAGGAGAGCCGCCGCCGTCTGTTCAATCCGAACAAGCCCATTTCTACCAAGGAGCGGGACGATATGCCCTCCCTGTACGGCCCGGATTCCGCCACCAAGAACTCTTTGGTGGCCGACGGCTGCATCATTGACGGCACGGTAGAAAACTGCATTATCTTTAAGGGCGTCAAGATCGGCAAGGGCGCCGTGGTCAAGGACTCCATCCTGATGCAGGACACGGTGATCGGCGACAACGCTAAGGTAAACTGCGTGATCGCAGACAAAGATGTATCCATTAAGCACTCGGTAGAGCTGAGCGGCGCGCCCAACTTCCCGGTGTACCTGAGCAAAAAAACCAGAATTTAA
- the glgA gene encoding glycogen synthase GlgA, which translates to MKVLFVASEALPFMASGGLGDVAGSLPAALRKRLIGCRVVMPLYDSIPQELKDQMQFITSISVPVAWRRQYCGIFEAKHNGVIYYLLDNQYYFKRDGIYGHYDDAERFAFFARAVLEIIPAIDWKPDIIHCNDWQSALTPLYYSCYYANRMGYENIKTVFTIHNIQYQGKYGDELLEDVLGIAPEDNNLILYDGLVNFMKAGIECANKVTTVSPTYAKEILDPWYSYGLDPILNQRSWKLCGILNGIDTELYNPETDKMIWANYSSADFANKAKNKEELQKKMGLAVRPDVPVIGIVTRLVGHKGVDLMQAVLEKSLWERDVQYVILGSGEWQYESFFRELHDKYPDKVGLTLGFVPDLAHKIYAGADMFLMPSKSEPCGLSQMVALRYGTVPIVRETGGLKDSITDSGDGEGNGFTFKTYDAYDMLGAIYRAVEVYNQPKDWKVLVQRALDCDMSWGKSANEYIRMYRSLLKD; encoded by the coding sequence ATGAAAGTTCTTTTTGTTGCCTCGGAGGCACTGCCGTTTATGGCCTCCGGTGGGCTGGGCGATGTGGCCGGCTCGCTGCCCGCCGCCCTGCGCAAGCGGCTGATCGGCTGCCGGGTCGTTATGCCCCTGTATGACAGCATTCCTCAGGAGCTGAAGGACCAAATGCAGTTCATCACCTCCATCTCCGTGCCGGTGGCCTGGCGCCGCCAGTATTGCGGTATTTTTGAGGCCAAGCACAACGGCGTGATTTACTATCTGCTGGATAACCAGTATTACTTTAAGCGGGACGGTATTTACGGCCATTATGACGATGCAGAGCGCTTTGCGTTCTTTGCCCGTGCGGTACTGGAAATCATCCCCGCCATTGACTGGAAGCCGGACATTATTCACTGCAACGACTGGCAAAGCGCCTTAACGCCCCTGTATTACAGCTGCTATTATGCCAACCGAATGGGGTATGAAAACATTAAAACCGTATTCACCATTCACAACATTCAGTACCAGGGCAAGTACGGCGACGAGCTGCTGGAGGATGTGCTGGGCATCGCCCCGGAGGACAACAATCTCATTCTCTACGACGGACTGGTGAACTTTATGAAGGCGGGCATTGAGTGCGCCAATAAAGTGACCACCGTGTCCCCCACCTATGCCAAAGAAATCCTGGATCCCTGGTACAGTTACGGGCTGGATCCCATTTTGAATCAACGCAGCTGGAAGCTGTGCGGCATCTTAAACGGTATTGACACCGAGCTGTACAACCCGGAGACGGATAAAATGATCTGGGCCAATTACAGCAGTGCAGACTTTGCCAACAAGGCCAAGAATAAAGAAGAGCTGCAAAAGAAAATGGGCTTGGCCGTGCGGCCGGATGTGCCTGTTATCGGTATCGTTACCCGCCTGGTAGGGCACAAGGGCGTGGACCTGATGCAGGCAGTGCTGGAAAAGAGCCTGTGGGAGCGGGATGTGCAGTATGTGATACTGGGCAGCGGCGAGTGGCAGTATGAAAGCTTCTTCCGTGAGTTGCATGACAAGTACCCGGACAAAGTGGGTCTGACCCTGGGCTTTGTGCCGGATCTGGCACACAAAATCTACGCCGGTGCGGATATGTTCTTAATGCCCAGCAAAAGCGAGCCCTGCGGCCTGTCCCAGATGGTGGCGCTGCGCTACGGCACCGTACCCATTGTGCGGGAGACCGGCGGGCTGAAAGACTCTATCACCGACAGCGGTGACGGCGAGGGCAACGGCTTTACCTTTAAGACCTATGACGCCTACGATATGCTGGGCGCCATCTACCGAGCAGTGGAAGTCTATAACCAACCCAAGGACTGGAAGGTGCTGGTACAGCGGGCGCTGGACTGCGATATGAGTTGGGGCAAATCTGCCAACGAATATATCCGTATGTACCGCTCTTTGCTGAAAGACTAA
- a CDS encoding KUP/HAK/KT family potassium transporter, with the protein MREKTLKKRVVTPAMLLVTIGVVYGDIGTSPMYVLKSIIENNGGLQTVNRAFIIGSLSLIIWTVTLITTVKYVVVAMKADNNGEGGIFALYSLVKNYGKYLVIPAMLGGAALLADGVLTPAVTITTAIEGLHSISVFDQLLNNDQNRVILITLIIISVLFACQKAGTSLLGKAFGPIMLVWFLFLGITGVAHISGNLYILQALNPIYAVRILFSPYNKAGFMILGSVFLATTGAEALYSDMGHVGKQNIYTSWPFIKVCLLLNYMGQGAWILSNKDNAALQAMDGMNPFFQMLPPQWRPFAVILSTVAAIIASQALITGSFSLVSEAIRLDLMPHMQITYPSQTKGQLYIPLVNSVMWVGCCAVVLLFRTAAHMEAAYGLSITVTMLMTTFLLTVYLFKRKKRRIAAVVIGLVFAFIELFFFVSSLTKFFKGGYFAVLIAAALFVVMLSWYLGTQVERMQGVPLKMRQYLPILQALRQDASVPQICENLVYITNNSDPEYMDRDILYSILDKGPKRASAYWFIHIQVTDEPFTSDYTVESYGTDYVFFVTIRLGFKVPQRVNVYLRQIISDLVATGALPQQVRKYSIYKNATTGSFRFYHIRKTLAPESDISHLQKLAVRLKYKIRKMAGSPDKWYGLENSNLVIEYVPLFIRSKHFNPFVKTK; encoded by the coding sequence ATGAGAGAAAAGACGTTGAAAAAGCGAGTGGTTACACCGGCCATGCTGCTGGTAACCATCGGGGTTGTGTATGGCGATATCGGCACATCGCCTATGTATGTGCTGAAGTCTATTATCGAAAATAACGGCGGTTTGCAAACGGTGAACCGTGCATTTATCATCGGGTCGTTATCCTTGATTATTTGGACAGTAACCCTGATTACCACCGTGAAGTATGTGGTGGTTGCCATGAAGGCGGATAATAACGGTGAGGGCGGTATTTTTGCACTTTACAGCTTGGTCAAGAACTATGGCAAGTACTTAGTCATTCCGGCCATGTTAGGCGGTGCGGCGCTGCTGGCAGACGGTGTGCTCACGCCGGCCGTTACCATTACTACGGCCATTGAGGGCTTGCACAGCATTTCTGTTTTTGACCAACTGCTGAATAATGACCAAAATCGTGTCATCTTGATTACATTGATTATTATTTCTGTTTTGTTTGCCTGCCAAAAAGCCGGTACCAGTTTGCTGGGCAAAGCATTCGGCCCGATTATGTTGGTTTGGTTTCTGTTTTTAGGCATAACCGGCGTGGCGCATATCAGCGGGAACTTGTATATTTTGCAGGCGCTGAATCCCATTTATGCGGTGCGCATCTTGTTTAGTCCTTACAACAAAGCCGGCTTTATGATTCTGGGCAGCGTATTTTTGGCAACAACCGGTGCAGAAGCGCTATATTCCGATATGGGCCATGTAGGAAAGCAGAATATTTATACCAGCTGGCCGTTCATCAAGGTGTGCTTGTTGCTGAACTATATGGGTCAAGGCGCCTGGATTCTTTCAAACAAAGACAATGCTGCGCTGCAGGCTATGGACGGTATGAATCCGTTCTTTCAAATGCTGCCGCCGCAGTGGCGTCCCTTTGCGGTTATTTTAAGTACCGTTGCTGCCATTATTGCTTCGCAGGCGTTGATTACCGGCTCGTTTTCGCTGGTTTCAGAGGCGATTCGCCTGGATTTGATGCCGCATATGCAAATTACATATCCGTCTCAAACAAAAGGGCAGTTGTATATTCCGCTTGTAAATTCCGTTATGTGGGTGGGTTGCTGCGCGGTGGTCTTGCTGTTTCGGACGGCGGCGCATATGGAAGCAGCCTACGGTTTGTCCATTACCGTGACCATGTTGATGACCACATTTTTGCTGACGGTTTATTTGTTTAAGAGAAAGAAACGCCGGATTGCCGCTGTGGTTATCGGTTTGGTGTTTGCATTTATAGAGCTGTTCTTCTTTGTCTCCAGTTTAACCAAGTTCTTCAAGGGCGGCTATTTTGCCGTGCTGATTGCGGCAGCGCTGTTTGTTGTTATGTTGTCTTGGTACTTGGGCACGCAGGTGGAGCGTATGCAGGGCGTGCCGTTGAAGATGCGGCAGTACTTGCCAATACTTCAGGCTTTGCGCCAGGATGCGTCTGTGCCGCAAATTTGTGAGAATTTGGTCTATATTACCAACAACAGTGATCCGGAGTATATGGATCGGGATATTCTATATTCCATCTTAGATAAGGGACCGAAGCGTGCCTCTGCTTACTGGTTTATCCACATTCAGGTGACGGATGAGCCGTTCACCTCAGACTATACGGTGGAATCTTACGGCACCGACTATGTGTTTTTTGTCACCATTCGGTTAGGCTTTAAGGTGCCCCAGCGCGTCAATGTGTATCTGCGTCAGATTATTTCAGATCTGGTGGCCACCGGCGCTTTGCCGCAACAGGTGCGAAAATATTCGATTTACAAAAACGCAACCACCGGGAGCTTTCGGTTCTATCACATTCGTAAAACCCTGGCGCCGGAAAGCGACATATCCCATTTGCAAAAGCTGGCTGTGCGCTTAAAGTACAAGATCAGAAAAATGGCAGGCTCGCCGGACAAATGGTACGGGCTGGAAAATTCAAACTTAGTGATTGAATATGTGCCGTTGTTTATTCGCAGCAAGCATTTTAATCCCTTTGTGAAAACAAAATAA
- a CDS encoding TetR/AcrR family transcriptional regulator codes for MKQEEKNRRSRECIEEAAIRSFARQGPDNANLNQLCRENGISKGKLYHYYASKDDLLVACVQRIVDRLVAGICAFSPDPEQGVAANLHVYYKECIDFWCDDPEALSLIWYCLHLTNEALRSRLMEQSHRFDACMKDKTLEIIHTAHERVNVSDEELYSTMRVMYNHLLIQYMHRVVDLKAEGDTAGMERERQELLHRYDRFIQMLLYGILA; via the coding sequence ATGAAACAGGAAGAAAAGAATCGACGCAGTCGAGAATGTATTGAAGAAGCGGCGATTCGCAGCTTTGCCCGACAGGGACCGGACAATGCCAATCTGAACCAGCTGTGTCGGGAGAATGGTATTTCCAAGGGCAAGCTGTACCATTATTACGCTTCCAAGGACGATTTGCTTGTGGCTTGTGTGCAACGCATTGTGGATCGACTGGTTGCAGGTATATGTGCATTTTCGCCGGATCCGGAGCAGGGTGTTGCTGCCAATTTGCATGTGTATTACAAGGAATGTATTGATTTTTGGTGTGATGACCCGGAAGCGCTGTCTCTGATTTGGTATTGCCTGCATTTGACCAACGAAGCATTGCGTAGCCGACTAATGGAACAAAGTCATCGTTTTGATGCATGTATGAAGGATAAGACGCTGGAGATCATTCATACCGCCCATGAAAGAGTGAATGTGTCTGATGAGGAGCTTTACAGCACCATGCGGGTCATGTATAACCACTTGCTGATCCAGTATATGCACCGGGTGGTGGATTTGAAAGCCGAGGGCGATACGGCCGGAATGGAGCGGGAGCGGCAAGAACTTTTGCATCGTTACGATCGGTTCATCCAAATGCTGCTTTACGGCATTTTGGCATAA
- a CDS encoding Cof-type HAD-IIB family hydrolase, with protein sequence MSIKLIATDLDGTLMSGDHLTVSPRTVAALQAAHDRGVCLAIATGRTLDFIDHVTAQVPFVDYVIYSNGAAVYDRKNDAHICQQLIPPKAVQRILQTLAPQPLYYNVYWDGGMYLEEARLPYYSSNSLPHAVLEQYMAKAHREENLLDKADKGAESIAVYDLNPEQADWVRSVLEGQGLEVVSSLPNELECTAPGANKGAALAGIARQLKIEPEQVMSFGDAGNDCPMLAFAHYSFAMENGAPECKATARYRAEANTADGVAKAIEQYVLSD encoded by the coding sequence ATGTCCATCAAATTGATTGCCACAGATTTAGACGGCACCTTAATGTCCGGTGACCACCTGACCGTCAGTCCCCGCACGGTGGCGGCGTTGCAGGCGGCCCACGACCGGGGCGTGTGCTTGGCGATTGCCACCGGTCGCACCTTGGATTTTATTGACCATGTAACGGCGCAGGTGCCTTTTGTAGACTATGTGATCTACTCCAACGGCGCGGCGGTGTATGACCGGAAGAACGATGCCCATATTTGCCAGCAGCTGATCCCACCAAAGGCAGTGCAGCGCATTTTGCAAACCTTGGCGCCACAGCCGCTGTATTATAATGTGTATTGGGACGGCGGTATGTATTTGGAAGAAGCCCGTCTACCTTATTACAGCAGTAATAGTTTGCCCCATGCGGTTTTGGAGCAGTATATGGCCAAGGCGCACCGGGAGGAGAACCTGCTGGATAAAGCGGACAAAGGCGCAGAGAGTATTGCCGTTTATGATCTGAACCCGGAGCAAGCGGATTGGGTGCGGTCTGTGCTGGAGGGCCAGGGGCTGGAGGTGGTTTCCTCTCTGCCTAATGAATTGGAGTGTACCGCTCCCGGCGCCAACAAGGGCGCGGCATTGGCGGGTATTGCCCGGCAACTGAAGATTGAGCCGGAGCAGGTGATGAGTTTTGGCGACGCAGGCAACGACTGTCCCATGCTCGCCTTTGCTCACTACTCCTTTGCCATGGAGAACGGCGCGCCGGAATGTAAAGCCACCGCCCGCTACCGGGCAGAGGCCAATACCGCAGACGGCGTAGCCAAGGCCATTGAGCAGTATGTGCTTTCCGATTAA
- a CDS encoding YmdB family metallophosphoesterase: protein MKILTIGDVVARQGCDCLRHILPGLKRELGAKLTIVNGENSAVGNGILPGSAQFIFDSGADVITLGNHGLRRREIYPMLEENEFLLRPANYHPSAPGRGSVLLDMGAVQVGIISLLGAAFMEPIANPFDAADREVHRLKEAGAHIILIDFHAEATAEKRALGYYLDGRVSALFGTHTHVQTADEQVLPGGTGYITDLGMTGPQHSVLGVSPQAAIEKMRTGLPVRFTNPDGPCVLEGCLFDIDEKTGKTRSCTRIRR, encoded by the coding sequence GTGAAGATTTTAACCATTGGCGATGTAGTCGCCCGGCAAGGCTGTGACTGCCTGCGCCATATACTGCCCGGCTTAAAGCGAGAGCTGGGTGCCAAATTAACCATTGTAAACGGTGAGAACTCCGCCGTCGGCAACGGCATACTGCCCGGCAGCGCCCAGTTTATTTTTGACAGCGGCGCCGATGTGATTACCCTGGGCAACCACGGCCTGCGCCGGCGGGAGATCTACCCGATGCTGGAAGAGAACGAGTTTTTGCTCCGTCCGGCCAACTACCACCCCTCGGCCCCCGGTCGGGGCAGCGTACTGCTGGATATGGGCGCCGTTCAAGTGGGGATCATCAGCCTGCTAGGTGCCGCCTTTATGGAGCCCATTGCCAACCCTTTTGACGCGGCGGACCGGGAGGTACACCGCCTGAAAGAAGCGGGAGCGCATATCATTCTCATTGACTTCCATGCCGAGGCCACCGCAGAAAAGCGAGCCCTTGGCTACTATTTAGACGGCCGTGTGTCTGCCCTTTTCGGCACCCACACCCATGTGCAGACGGCAGACGAACAGGTGCTGCCCGGCGGCACCGGCTACATTACGGACCTGGGCATGACCGGGCCCCAGCACAGTGTGCTGGGGGTCAGCCCCCAGGCAGCCATTGAAAAAATGCGCACCGGCCTGCCTGTGCGCTTTACCAACCCGGACGGACCTTGCGTGCTGGAAGGCTGCCTGTTTGATATTGACGAAAAAACCGGCAAGACCCGCAGCTGCACGCGCATTAGGAGGTAA
- a CDS encoding ABC transporter substrate-binding protein, with translation MGKRSFALLLALVLTATLFSACTKGTTGQTETTAKAQTTFATDNDNFKLSYTQSDSLDPFAAKTQNNQVLADLVFESLFDLDGNYTAQPNLATGYEFTNSTTLKVIVPSGLTFSDKSALTVADVVYSFEQAKNSPAYGSALQGIRSATAEDNNTVVFTLRHPSPYGQNLLTFPIAKANTKGKYPIGSGRYRYKSTQNGPVLAANVTADFNPHITTIHLVNIAAADSIDNAVNIGNITYAYRDLSENSAKRMTATKKQISQNNLVYIGFNNRSGAFANAHLRKAVSLAVDRNALAKSAYAGYATAARSVYNPAFGLAASTRLFAEAADAAAAKQQIALSKVSDSALKITLLVNQNDNRLAAANQIKTALEAAGFTVQLQVSKFSDYKARIKNLNYDLYIGEVKLQNDMCLYPFFSTDGAARYGISQDKGSTAALYRDYTAGKTELGKFMLSFSEEMPFAPLLYRKGMICYSKSLRGDIQGQYGNFFANIEDWYFG, from the coding sequence ATGGGCAAGAGGAGTTTTGCTCTTTTGCTGGCGCTGGTGCTGACCGCCACCCTCTTCTCGGCGTGCACCAAAGGCACCACCGGCCAAACAGAGACCACCGCAAAGGCACAAACCACCTTTGCTACGGACAATGACAATTTCAAATTAAGCTACACCCAATCGGACAGCCTGGATCCTTTTGCCGCCAAGACCCAAAACAATCAGGTGCTGGCGGACCTGGTGTTTGAGAGTCTGTTTGACCTGGACGGCAACTATACCGCCCAGCCCAACCTGGCCACCGGCTATGAATTTACAAACAGCACCACCCTCAAGGTGATCGTGCCCAGCGGTCTGACTTTCTCGGACAAGTCGGCGCTCACCGTCGCAGACGTGGTGTACAGCTTTGAGCAGGCCAAGAACTCCCCCGCCTACGGCAGCGCTCTGCAAGGGATTCGCTCCGCCACGGCAGAGGACAACAACACCGTGGTGTTTACCCTGCGCCACCCCTCCCCTTACGGGCAAAATCTGCTGACCTTCCCCATCGCCAAGGCAAATACCAAAGGCAAGTATCCCATCGGCAGCGGGCGCTACCGCTACAAATCCACCCAGAACGGTCCGGTGCTGGCGGCCAACGTGACCGCCGACTTTAACCCCCACATCACCACCATTCACCTGGTGAACATTGCGGCGGCGGACTCCATTGACAATGCTGTGAATATCGGCAACATCACCTATGCCTATCGGGATCTGTCCGAGAACAGCGCGAAGCGCATGACCGCCACCAAAAAGCAGATTAGCCAAAACAACTTGGTGTATATCGGCTTTAACAACCGATCCGGTGCCTTTGCAAACGCTCATTTGCGCAAGGCCGTGAGCCTGGCGGTGGACCGCAACGCGCTGGCTAAGAGCGCCTATGCCGGCTACGCCACCGCTGCCCGCAGCGTATATAACCCCGCCTTCGGATTGGCAGCCAGCACCCGCCTGTTTGCAGAAGCAGCAGACGCGGCAGCCGCCAAGCAGCAGATCGCCCTGTCCAAAGTCAGCGACAGTGCCTTAAAGATCACGCTGCTGGTCAATCAGAACGACAACCGGCTGGCCGCCGCCAATCAGATCAAAACGGCGTTGGAAGCGGCAGGCTTTACCGTACAACTGCAAGTGAGCAAATTCAGCGACTATAAGGCGCGGATTAAAAATTTAAACTATGACCTCTATATCGGCGAGGTCAAGCTGCAAAACGATATGTGCCTTTACCCCTTCTTCAGTACCGACGGGGCCGCCCGCTACGGCATCAGCCAAGACAAGGGCAGTACGGCCGCCCTGTACCGGGACTACACCGCCGGCAAAACGGAGCTGGGCAAATTTATGCTCTCGTTTAGCGAGGAAATGCCATTTGCCCCCCTATTGTACCGCAAGGGGATGATCTGCTATTCCAAGTCCCTGAGAGGCGATATTCAGGGGCAGTACGGCAACTTCTTTGCCAATATAGAAGACTGGTATTTTGGATAA
- a CDS encoding Asp23/Gls24 family envelope stress response protein: MIKFENPNGYIEITNAYFATLVGRAAQSCFGVTGMVNGSAYESIVSAIKSKATGEKFNQGVSVKSVDGQLQIELHISVSYGVNITAIVDSIINKVRYTVEEATDLKVNTVNVYVDALN, from the coding sequence ATGATTAAATTTGAAAATCCCAACGGATACATTGAGATCACCAACGCCTATTTCGCCACCCTTGTAGGGCGTGCCGCCCAGTCCTGCTTTGGCGTGACCGGTATGGTTAACGGCAGTGCTTACGAGTCCATCGTCAGCGCCATTAAGAGCAAGGCCACCGGCGAAAAATTCAACCAAGGCGTGTCCGTCAAGAGCGTGGACGGTCAGTTGCAGATTGAGCTGCACATCTCCGTCTCTTACGGTGTCAACATCACTGCCATTGTGGACAGCATCATCAACAAGGTGCGCTACACGGTGGAGGAAGCCACAGACCTGAAGGTCAACACCGTCAATGTGTATGTGGATGCACTGAACTAA